The genomic stretch tgcTAATGGGAGGATCGGTGTGAGTGGAGTTGAGAGACGCCTTGTTGATGTGGTGATGTTTTGCTCTGTGATCGTCTTGCTTAGTTTCTGATCTAGGTGATGGTGAAGTTGGTCATGAACTCTCTTGATTTCGAACTGCTTTGGTGGTGAAATTGGTCATGAACTCTCTTGATTTCAACTTGATGAACTCCTTTGTCGGTGAAATTGGCCaagaaatttgttaattttctcaTGCTTCACTGATAAATGTAACTGGACGATCATTATAGCTCACTCTTATGAGAAATAATTGCCTTTATCCTATGTTCATTTTCTTGGAAGAACAGTAACTGTACAAGTTTGTAGGTGTGACGTTTTCTTGATCACAGTTCCTCAACTTTGTCTGCAGGTCAAACTAATTTGATTGGGCCTGTGCGTTCGAAATTTCGTGGTGATAAATCAAGATGATATTAAAGTACTTTCACTTGTATATTTATGCTTCCGGTATTAGTTGTGGTTTCTAGTTGTTGGCCTATTGCACAAATTACTTCTGGGGCAATGTGAAGCTAATCTCGGAGATTTTGGTGATGAGCTGAATCTTAGTGGTGACCTTAGATTCAGTGAAATGCAGTGTTTTGGTTTGATCAGGCGAGCCTTACAACACAGCATCGCCATACGCAGCTGCTATTTGTCCATGAACCAAGTGAAGGTTCCTTTTCTCTCTTGAATTAACACGGTGCAGATTACTTTTCCTTTCTCATGGAATCTGTCCATGAGAGCTCCAAGTTGTTCCTATTGATTTCAGATAATAGATTTTTCTTTCTGGAGGTATTCATTCATTGCTTACATACTGAAATTAGTGTTACTCCTATTTTAATTTTCAGTTTATGTCGCTGTATTGCAAGACAGTGCTCCAAAAAAACAATGAAGGTAAACACATTCTCTGAAGGTTACTCAACGATAAGCCCGTGCCGCCTTGTAGCAGCGGCGAATTTCCTCTACCACGGGTTGGGTCGTGGTGGCGGTGCTCGTCGGCCCACTCTGCGGCGGTGTTGCagatggcgatggcgacggccACAGGGCTCTTGGCGGCGTCGGCggatggcgtgaggtggtggtacAGGAGAGCCCAATATGAGCCTAGATGGGCTCGGACGGCCGCATACTGATGTGCAACTCGATGTCTCCAATTGTTGGCACCTGATGGTGCTTTGAGCTAGACCCGCATCATGAGGATGTCGGGGGATCCAGccccgggcatggtggtggtggcctccTCCTTCGTCGGGGGTGGTTGGACCCATTGGGCGGCGGATGGCGACGTGGGGGTCTGCTTGTCTGCATCCGATACAAGTGGTCTGGCCCTGGTGTTCTTCGAGCACCAAGACGTCGATCTGCTTCATGCCTTCTCGATATGGACGCCAACGAGTTCCGGTCTTCCTCTCAGAGATTTATGTAGTTTGGCGCAGGAGCGCTACTGGATATCTACAGCGGAATCGATGCGATCGTGCACACCCTTACCTTCAGCCAGAGTGGCTTCATTTGGGCAAGGCACAAAGCTTCGCCTTCTTGTCCGTAACATGGGACATGTCTTAATTAATATAGTTTCTATGAAACTGTCAAAGGTGGAGACAGTTATGGTGGCTACAATCGGAGGTTGGTAATGGCAGAGAGGTACTAGTTGCGATAAAAACAATGCCGCACAAGCTCTCCCTATGTATCGGGTGTTTGAGCAGCATTGGCAAGCGAGAGTGGAAGCACATCTAGACTGCATTCTTggtggcactagtaggaaaaagctTACCTGTGAACTGTAAATTTTGGGATTCCGCTGATATATCACtgttggtaaagcaccgccgacatACTTCTGCTGGTAATCACTATTGGAGGTGTGGCATGGACCACACCACCGATACTTAAACTACCACCAGCGTGTAGTGTGGCCACGCTGCCGATAATATTTACCGGCGTCAGGTATCTGTCACGCTGCTAGTGTTTATTTTTTTTAAAGACGGTGCTATAATTTTTATTTGAAAAAAATAAGGCGGCCCGCATCAGCGATTTTCGCTTCCGGAGCTGCGTATTCACTTCTGTGGCATCTAATCCAAATAGATCCATCACACACTAAGTTATTCATCATAAAAATTTAATTAAACAAAAAACAACTTAATTAGTATTCCATTAGATCACATGCATCGATTAGAAACATGAAAAGCTCCAAGTAATAGTCTTCTAATACTAACTGATCTATCTCATCTAAAGCAATGATTAAACCTATCCTCTCCGTCCTGATCTTTCGGGGGGCCATGGTGAAACTAGAATTTAGGGCCCTTAATATACTttttttacatattcatgtacAAAGTGCTATCAATAAAGACATAAAGTGTATTGATAGCAATATTCATATATTTTTATTAGACGAGCCTGGACTGTCTCCCCTCCCCCGTCTTTGTGCGAGAGGGGCGTTTTTTTCTCCACCTCCCAGTCGTCCCACCACCTCGTCGTCGATCCGACGGATCCCTCGccctccgccggccgctccggcggcggaagGGTGGGGGATCCCTGCCTCACGGGTGTAGATATGGATGGTTCTTTTGGGGCTTCAACCGACGGCGTTGAGGAGAAGCTGGGGCTGCCGGCGTTGCTTTTGGTGCAGGTGGGCGTCTTCTTCGACGTCGGCGCTCGTGGAGCTCCGTGGTGGCGCACCTGGTTGCCTCGCACCCGCGAATCGGAGGATTCGTGCCGTGCTCCCCTCCAAGCCAGATCTTGCGGCGGCGGATCTGGATCAAGAATAAGTTGAAGGCTATTGTTCATGGCGACCGCgtcgatggcggtggcggtgcagGGCGGAGGCTCTGCGGAGCCGAGTGGCGTCGACTTCTCGTCCGTTCAGGGGCGTCTCCCGATCCAAGGCTTTGGGGAGATcatgcggcggcgcgccggcgcgaCGTTCTTGTTGCCGTCCCAGTGTTGGGGTTCAGaaggaccttattgtaatttattTCTTGTTTCTGGACTGTTCTGTAAGAACCACGGTATAACATGATCAGggttttctcgcaaaaaaaagatAGCAATATTCATATAAAGATAATATTGTATAAATCCTATCCTAAAAGTTTGTCGGGTCATAAATATCCACACTAACCGGTTCCTCATCAACACTGGGAGATTTCGTAGGAGATGAATTAAATACGTTCTCATGATCACGGATCTCTCACATTCTTATCATTCCGTGTCGATGTTAACGTTGTCTTCATCCCCCGCAGGAACTAGTGGCAACTTGTTTAGATTTCTCAAAGCGTGTGTTACTCTTCAAATATTTGTGAATAGATCCTTTTTGTGATTCCATCAACTTTTTTTTCCCTCTCTCAGCTTTCTTTTGGCATACCCCGACAAAGGCTTTTTAGGTGATATAACCAAactgaaaataagaaaaataagtaGTAACTGAAATTAGGGCACATAGACTACATACAGAAGAACATCCAGAATTGAAAGATCAGATCAGTAGATCACTATACCTGATGTGATTAATTCTTTGATCTACCAACTTCAGTGGGTAGTCCAAGATATTTATCATTGAGAGATTTATTTGGAATTTCAAGAATAGCCTTGATATTTTCCCTCAAGACAACCCCATTTGACCCGGTCGTATGCTTTCCTCATATCCAACTTAAGAGCGCAAAAGGCcttcttcttgctcttgttggacTTCATAAAGTGTAGGCATTCATAGGCAGTGATAATGTTATCTGTGATCAGTCGACCTGGAAGAAAGTTGATTATTCATTGAAAACAATATCTGCAAAATTTTCTTCAGCCGATTAGCAAGTACCTTAGATGCAATCTTATACACCACATTGCACAAGTTGATCGGTCTGAACCGGGATAGATATGTAGGGTTCAATATCTTAGGAATAAGTATGATGAATGTTTTGTTTATATCAACATGCGAATCATCTCCACTGAGAATCCTCGAAACAATCTGCGTGATCTCCTCACTACATAAACTCCAATGCTTCTGAAAGAAATGTGTTGGGAACCCGCCATGACACGACGCTTTGGTGGGAAACATCTAAAACAAGGCCACTTTGATCTCCACTGGGATGTACGGTTCATTAAGAGATGCATTCATTTGGTCGTTGtgtctatgtagaaatgacaagattttaaataatatttcttcttcctttttgcaggtcatctaccggtgcacaGCTTTGCTTCGTTCATGGATACCGTTGTAGCGTGTGGAGCaccgagacctctttacggaggtgtcttcacggttggaggatacggcgagggatattttctcccaacatgggtggcagcgtgacaTTCGGCTGGATCCTCCTAGCTAGACTTTGTTCCTGCTTTTAAAcagagtttttttttctttgaacacCTTTGTGGTTTTGTAACGAATTTGTGAGCGGCTGtgggcatcttagctatgcagaggccgggtctattgcgcaagtaataaagtgcccattttcgaGAAAAAAATCTTGTTCGTCACTTTTCGAGGTACATGAGATAACACCTCCTCTATCCCAAAAGTACCCTCTACCTTATATAAAACCTCCTAGAAAGTTGCTGTCATGGCCTCCAACTCACCCAAGTTTGTGCAAACCGAGCCATCAGCTCTGGTTAGCCTCTCGATTTTGTTCTTCTTTCTTCTCTAATTTGCCTTAAAATCGAAAGCCCGGTTCTTTTTATCACACTCCGCACCTTTGCCAACTGCCGCCACATGATTTCCTCGCGATAAGCTAATTCGGCGAGCCTCTCTTCTGTCTTCTTCTCCCCATGATATTTAGCTATTTTGTAAAAATGGAAAACCAACTGTTTGGAGACCAAAAAAAAAAGGCTGACCACTTTGTCTTGAACGTCATTAAAAGAAGAGCCTTAAAAGAAGCCCATGCAATTTTGTTCTCGCCCAAGCAAGTACTCCAAAATCTGGCTTTTCCTTAAAAATGAGGGCCCGAGAGAGGAGGCTCAACTCAACCCGGCCCACAAACCGACCGACCCCATCCGCACAAAATCTCGGCACGACGCGACGCCCTCTCCCCCTCGCACGCGCCGGAATGGCGTCCACGCTCGCGCCTCCTCGGTGGCATCACCACCCCCCACCGCCGTCAACCGGGGGCAgccccggccgcctcctccacctctcgcGCTCCGCCGTTCCCGCTCGCCGTATCCAGCTCCGGCGGGCCTCGACGGTCTCCCCGCGGGCCTTCTTCGGCAACGCCGACCTCGACGGCCTCCTGCGGCGCGCTTGGAGGGGCGCCAACGAGGGGGCCGAGCGGCTCGCCTTCGAGGCGCGGCAGACCGCGAAGCGCCTCGACGTGCAGTACTCGATCTCGCGGCGCGTTGCGGAGGCCACGCGGGCGGCGCGGGAGCGCGCCGCTGAGATCGACGCCGAGCTCGGCGTCGGCCGGCGGTGGCGCtccttctccgtcgacttctcccgcAACTTCCCAAGGGTACGGATGCTGCCCCCCTCAGGCTATTTCGTTTTGGCACCTATTTGTTGGCTCAATTTGGGGCTAATTTGTGCTTTGGGTGTGCAGTATCGGAGGGAGCTGAGTGACTTGCTGTCGACTCCTATCGGGAGAGCTTTGAGTGTGAGTTCGCTTAGAAGCTTGTGAGATTAACTTAACTATACTAGTTCTAGTTTAAGTGCTTCATGCTTGACATGTAATCATGTAGATCATCACTTCGTAGATTTTGCTAATGATATGTGAAATGTATTGCATCAAGTAAACCTATTGAGATGTACTTGTTTCTTCCTGAGTTCCGATCTAGTTTAGCAAAACTCTTGTTAGCTTGCTAGCTGCACGGTGTTGCTAATTGTGCAGGAATACTCTGTTCAATTAAGGTCAATTATGTTTCAGGCTTGACAAGGTTTGTCTGGCTGCATTTTGCGGTGACTTTTATATTGATCGCGAATTAGTGTGGTTGGATTCCCACTTTCCCAGTAGTGATTCACTTTCTCAATCCCGATGCTTGTTGCATGACGATAAACTACGCCTTTAGCTTGGATTCCTTGCCGAAATTACATGGCCACTTTAACAATAGAATGATAATAGGACCCTCTTGGAGATCAGGAGAATCATGTGACTTAGCCACTTGAAAATAGCGTCTGTGGAAATCATTTGCATATGCCTAATAAGATGTAAGAATATGAACATCTGGAAAGGAGTGAGACTATAACCTGTGTGTTGGCAATTCATTTATGTTAGTACTAGATTTCTAATTAAGTAATTATTGGGACAATCTAGCAGAAATTTTCCTAATATAGAGTTTTATTTGCCACACTTCATTTCAGCTGTCTTATCCAAGAAACCAGGTCATATGACCAATTGTTATTAGTGCTAACTTTGAGTACCTTCTCATATCCAGCACATCCTCCGTTCCATGTAagttgtcgctgatttagtagaattttgtactaaatcagcaacaacaaatatggaatggagggagtattttctGCTTCAGTATTATGCTGCAATAATAATATATACCGTACCTTACTTTGATGCAGACACTCCTTTTTGTTTGGCTTGCACTGTCGGGGTGGCTCTTCAGGATTTTCATTTTCAGTACATTTGTGCTACCATttgctgctcctcttctcctggGGTCCTTTGCTAACAGGGTTGCTATTGAGGTAAATGGTCATCTTTCTTTCTAAATTAAGTATGTTGTCCTCAGTTTATTTGAATTACTCCAGAAGGGAATCTGCAGAACTCTATGTGTGACCCGGTGTGGTCGTTCTTGCTTTATATGATCTTCGTACAATTGTTAGAAGCTACTTAGGAATTATGCACAGTCCCCTTGACTTAGAATTTCATCAGTTTGGACTTGGTACTATAGTGTTATACCAGATCTGTTAGTTGAGTAAGGTTACCCTTGCAATTTAAGATATTGGTTCAACCTAGATACAAATAGCACACACTAATTGCTTTCTTAGATGCATCATACCACTTTAGCATGCTGATCCTCATACAGTGATACTTGCATCACATTTTGGGTTTGTCAAATGTTGTTTGTGAATGGTTGAAGGAATCAATCATCTGCAGTATCACTGCTCGTCATTTGGCAGTAATCGGCTATTACACTAGCGGTCACTGATCtagaaagtttgactttgacttgcAGGGATCATGCCCAGCATGTAAAAGACGGTTCGTGGGCTACCGCAACCAAGTAATCCGGTGCATGAACTGCCAAAATATAGTGTGGCAGCCAAACAGCGGGTCCTCTGGCGGGGCTGGCCGCTCAAGAAGCTCAGGGCCTGATGTAATCGACGTGGAGTTCGAGGAGAAGTGATGAGCATGCTGTTCTTCCACTTCACACGGCTAATCAGGGGACACAAGAAAATGAGAAGACTATGTTCAGGCCTGGGATCGGTGAGCCGCTTTGTGTGTGCGGCTGTTTTCTGTTAGGTGTGTTGTACATTATACGCTCGTTACGAGATGATGATGCATTACTCGGTACATAATTGTATGTTGCGGTAGTGAGCAGCTGTACTGTAATTTGTAGGGCATGCGAATGCCACTTCAGTAATGGAACTTGGAAAGGCAAAACAGAACTCGTGCACAGCAATCGGATAAAAGTACTGCTACAGAATTGTGTGTTCAGTTGAGTCCGTCCTCTTGGAACTGAATGCAGCGGCTGCCTTGATCGCCAAACATGAGATGGTTCATCCTGTCAATGCCGATGTCCGAGATGGGCTCGACGGGTCGGTCTGCTCCCGTTCCCGGGGAAGACGACGCCCGATAACGGGCGTGTTCATCTGACAAAAGGATCCGCGGATCGTCAGTAATGAGGTTTCTGAATCTGAACATCTGAAACGACCATAGCGGAATGTATTTCGTTCCCCCTGGAAGGTCTGGATCCTCACCGGAGATGGTGTCGAAGGAAGCCGGCGGAGGAGAGAGCAGGAAGTTGGACGCCACGTATAAGATCACGACCTGCGCCGCAGCCGCCAGCACGAACGCCGGAACGGCCACCGCCCAGCGCCTGAGAAGGACGGCAGTCAGCGGCAGCACAGGTTACAGTCGGTGAGGGCCATacgaggggaggaggcggcgcgtacTTGTTGGGGTAGTAGGTGACGCCGATGTGGTGGAGCCACGGCGCCGGCGCGTACGCCCACGCGAGGTACGCGagcgcggcggcgaccgcggcgaTGGATCCCACGAAGCCGTACGCCTCCGGCTCCGAGGGCCTGGTGCGGCGGGCTCTGGCTCCAGCCGCCTGCCTGGggctccgccgccgcgccgtcggGGAGAACTCCGTCGTGCCGCCAGCCGGTCGCATGGTGCTCGCGCGAAGTGAGGAGTGAGAAAAAAGAACCTGTAGGTGGACGAAGCCCTTTGGAAAGGTATCAAGAGAAAGGCCCATTTGACGGCCGATTTTGACAAAAATAATCTATTTGTGAAAAAAAGCACAGAATTACCTTCTAGCTAAACTATTTGTGGATTTCGTTGGatatgtccgtggagatcgttcccaacccgttccttgaggtaatctcctctcttccccttcttttcatccaataaattgatggatttggttggatctacatgtgaaaccctaagttgatttgagggtggatctAGATTTGGTTGGATCTTAGGGTTTGTTGAAGTAGGACAAGTGGTAGNNNNNNNNNNNNNNNNNNNNNNNNNNNNNNNNNNNNNNNNNNNNNNNNNNNNNNNNNNNNNNNNNNNNNNNNNNNNNNNNNNNNNNNNNNNNNNNNNNNNTGCGTTGAGctctttgtgcttcagcaagccgttgtataggtttgcgaagcggcgctcggagtaagcgaggcaacaatcttgaaaAAGGTCAGCCAACTCTTTGTTCTTacatgcccggtagaagtttgcacaaaaatgcctTATGCACCATCGGTGGTGCACGGGAGCATGCCCGGTAATGTCAAGCTCCACCGctttgagaattccttgatgacgatccgagataacacacacttcctttgaggatggtatgaccctcgtccttataatatatggaaaaaccattcccagttatcattgttcttaacctctaccaatgcaaaagccaatggtaCTAAATGGTTGCTTGTATcatttgctattgccaccaatagtgtgcccttgtactgcccGGTCAAGATGGTACCATCGACGGTGATGAccggcctacaatgttcgaatgcaTTGCTCGAATAACCAAAATGCATGGTGAAATACCCTACTCTTTTACCGTCATGCAATATCATTTTGGTACTAGAAGGCTCCACCACATgaaccatgcccgggttagtagcggccatcgctaacaacaacctagggactcggttgtatgcttcctcccaatcatcgtacaacatcttgaatgcggcttgtttggccttccatgccttctcATACTTGACGTCGTAGTCAAAGCGGGATTTCACCGTATCTTtcacggacctaatgctcatggttggaagtgatgatatctccgccgagagcttgtatgcaatgaactcggatgtgagttgacggtggtccggctgcgcatccttgccatcaagcttcggcccccggcacatgtgagtggctacacaacttgttatgtgccaagaggggcccttttttgaaaggtcttgcacggacaacccatgggcactttttatctacacattttagcgtgtaccgtgtcttcaagtccgagtgaacagcgg from Lolium rigidum isolate FL_2022 chromosome 4, APGP_CSIRO_Lrig_0.1, whole genome shotgun sequence encodes the following:
- the LOC124647787 gene encoding phosphatidylinositol N-acetylglucosaminyltransferase subunit P-like; its protein translation is MRPAGGTTEFSPTARRRSPRQAAGARARRTRPSEPEAYGFVGSIAAVAAALAYLAWAYAPAPWLHHIGVTYYPNKRWAVAVPAFVLAAAAQVVILYVASNFLLSPPPASFDTISDEHARYRASSSPGTGADRPVEPISDIGIDRMNHLMFGDQGSRCIQFQEDGLN
- the LOC124708935 gene encoding uncharacterized protein LOC124708935, giving the protein MASTLAPPRWHHHPPPPSTGGSPGRLLHLSRSAVPARRIQLRRASTVSPRAFFGNADLDGLLRRAWRGANEGAERLAFEARQTAKRLDVQYSISRRVAEATRAARERAAEIDAELGVGRRWRSFSVDFSRNFPRYRRELSDLLSTPIGRALSTLLFVWLALSGWLFRIFIFSTFVLPFAAPLLLGSFANRVAIEGSCPACKRRFVGYRNQVIRCMNCQNIVWQPNSGSSGGAGRSRSSGPDVIDVEFEEK